In the Wyeomyia smithii strain HCP4-BCI-WySm-NY-G18 chromosome 2, ASM2978416v1, whole genome shotgun sequence genome, one interval contains:
- the LOC129723486 gene encoding dipeptidase 1-like: MGFIRAALSNPKYLAGGIIILVAIVAVSIAVPLTINSSSNNDGVNPLFGRTVLDEVPLIDGHNDLPYNLYAYERNKINNFNLDRDLKEDPVWGPATNSHTDIPRLLEGKVGAQFWVAYVGCGTQYRDAVERTLEQIDVIKRMIAKYPQYMQYVTSADGIMEAFENKRIGSLIAVEGGHSMDSRLAMLRIYYELGVRYMTLTHTCNTPWADASPVDDNSTAILKNVTDWGKNVIWEMNRLGMLVDISHVSYGVMIDVLEHSRSPVIFSHSSSHHVFPHHRNVQDDVLKKLIENNGIIMVNFYTGFIGGKTIDDVVHHLNYIKSVTGPEHIGIGGDYDGIESSPDGLDDVSKYPDLFDILADGVFRNGTTFEPWTRDELQKLAGLNLLRVFRDVEQVRDSMLDVPPYEDLIPYQDFVEAGVEEQPCMSDMDIHKP; the protein is encoded by the exons ATGGGATTTATCAGAGCAG CTTTATCGAACCCCAAATACCTCGCAGGCGGCATAATCATTCTAGTCGCCATTGTTGCAGTGTCAATTGCAGTCCCCTTGACCATCAACTCTTCCAGCAACAATGACGGGGTAAATCCACTCTTCGGTCGAACCGTACTGGACGAAGTGCCACTTATCGACGG ACATAACGATTTACCCTATAATCTGTATGCATACGAACGCAataaaatcaataacttcaACTTGGACAGAGATTTGAAGGAGGATCCCGTGTGGGGTCCGGCCACCAACAGCCACACAGATATTCCACGCCTCTTGGAGGGTAAAGTGGGTGCGCAGTTTTGGGTTGCGTATGTGGGTTGTGGCACCCAGTACCGGGATGCCGTCGAGCGAACACTGGAACAGATCGACGTCATCAAACGGATGATAGCAAAGTACCCGCAGTACATGCAGTATGTGACCTCCGCGGACGGTATCATGGAAGCGTTCGAGAACAAGCGAATAGGCTCATTGATTGCTGTTGAAGGTGGTCATTCGATGGATTCTCGGCTGGCCATGTTGCGTATCTATTACGAGTTGGGTGTTCGCTATATGACTCTAACGCACACGTGTAACACACCGTGGGCGGATGCCTCACCAGTAGACGATAACAGTACTGCTATTTTGAAGAATGTCACCGATTGGGGTAAAAATGTGATCTGGGAAATGAACCGTCTGGGCATGTTAGTAGATATATCGCACGTGAGTTACGGAGTCATGATCGACGTACTGGAGCACAGTAGATCACCGGTAATCTTTAGCCATTCCTCGTCACACCATGTCTTCCCACATCATCGAAACGTACAGGATGATGTGTTGAAAAAGCTCATTGAAAACAACGGAATAATAATGGTGAATTTCTACACGGGTTTCATCGGTGGAAAAACGATTGACGATGTTGTTC ATCACCTAAACTACATTAAATCTGTTACCGGTCCGGAACACATCGGCATCGGGGGCGACTACGACGGAATCGAAAGCAGCCCCGATGGTTTGGACGATGTGTCCAAGTATCCGGATTTGTTCGACATTCTGGCTGACGGTGTTTTTCGAAACGGCACTACCTTCGAGCCCTGGACCAGAGATGAGTTGCAAAAGCTGGCGGGTCTGAATTTGCTGCGCGTTTTCCGAGACGTTGAGCAAGTGCGCGACAGCATGTTGGACGTGCCGCCGTACGAAGATTTGATTCCATACCAGGATTTTGTTGAAGCCGGTGTTGAGGAACAACCGTGCATGAGCGATATGGATATTCACAAACCTTGA
- the LOC129723483 gene encoding cleavage and polyadenylation specificity factor subunit 1, which yields MFSICKQTHEATAVEFSLTCHFFNNNEKSLVTGGANVLKVYRLIPDADPATRDKYTTVRPPNMKLECMASYTLCGNMMSMQSVSLAGSQRDALLISFQDAKLSVVQFDADNFELKTLSLHYFEEEDIKGGWTGNYHTPIVRVDPDNRCAVMLVYGRKLVVLPFRKDSSLDEIEVQDVKPMKKAPTQLIAKTPILASYVIELKESEERIDNVIDIQFLHGYYEPTLLILYEPVKTFPGRIAVRSDTCTMVALSLNIQQRVHPVIWTVNSLPFDCLQAVAISKPIGGCLILSVNALIYLNQSVPPYGVSLNSIADHCTNFPLKPQDGVRISLDGAQVCFIEPEKMVLSLKGGELYVLTLCADSMRSVRSFHFSKAAASVLTCCICVVEEEYLFLGSRLGNSLLLRFKEKDESMVITIEDNEVVEPKEPKRQRLEEEELEVYGTGQKTSVQLTSYIFEVCDSILNIGPCAHMAVGERASEEEQDENKDIQYVPSKLDLEIVTSSGHGKNGALCVLQNSIRPQVITSFGLSGCLDVWTVVSDKGDDMHTFMILSQEAGTMILQTGEEINEIENTGFATNVPTIHVENIGGNRFIVQVTTKSIRLLQGTRLLQNIPIDLGCPLAAVSIADPYVCVRSSEGRVITLALREGKGTPRLAVNKNTISTTPPVVSISVYKDVSGMFTTKYEDFYDVTKGGSSSYSSGFGYMKPEPHMKIEDEEDLLYGETGRSFKMTSMADMAIETKKKNPDFWRKFMQPVKPTYWLFAVRDNGNLEIYSMPDLKLVYLITNVGNGNKVLSDSMEFVPLVGQGGADPDVTAGSFTSPFGFNANLLPKEILMVSLGHYGTRPMLFIRLDNDLLVYRVYRYSKGHLKLRFKRLASGVTGPIFRVSRQTAPTDQEGEKQDEESTQILYGNVAMIRYFTNVSGYSGVAVCGEKPYFVFLTSRGELRSHRLYGKTIVKGFAPFNNVNCPNGFLYFDEHYELKIAVFPGYLSYDSIWPVRKIPLRSSPKQIVYHKENRVYCVVMDTEEICNKYYRFNGEDKELTEENKGERFLYPMGHSFSVVLVTPAAWEIIPETAINLEEWEHVTALKNVSLPYEGARSGLKEYIAVGTNYNYSEDITSRGRLLLYDIIEVVPEPGKPLTKYKFKEVIVKEQKGPVSAITHVSGFLVGAVGQKVYLWQLKDDDLVGVAFIDTNIYVHQMMSIKSLILVADVYKSVNLLRFQEEYRTLSLVSRDFQPLNVYQIEYIVDNHNLGFLVSDEQCNLITYMYQPESRESIGGQRLLRKCDYHVGQKINTMFRVQCDYHESDSSKRNLNYDYKHTTYFATLDGGLGFVLPLPEKTYRRLFTLQNVLMTHSPHLCGLNPKSFRTIKTVRKTINPARCVVDGDLLWTFLTLPANEKVEVAKKIGTRIDEICADLMEIEAVTHTF from the exons ATGTTTTCGATCTGCAAACAAACCCACGAAGCCACTGCGGTAGAGTTTTCACTCACCTGCCATTTCTTCAACAACAATGAAAAATCGCTGGTTACCGGTGGGGCCAACGTTTTAAAGGTGTACCGGCTGATACCGGACGCTGATCCGGCCACCAGAGATAAATACACGA CTGTTCGTCCTCCTAATATGAAGCTGGAATGTATGGCTTCGTATACGCTTTGCGGAAATATGATGTCTATGCAGTCGGTGTCCCTGGCCGGTTCACAGCGAGATGCTCTGCTGATTAGCTTCCAGGATGCAAAACTGTCGGTGGTTCAGTTTGATGCGGATAACTTCGAACTGAAGACACTTTCACTGCACTACTTCGAAGAGGAAGACATTAAGGGAGGTTGGACGGGGAACTATCATACACCGATTGTACGCGTCGATCCGGATAATCGGTGTGCCGTTATGTTGGTCTACGGTAGGAAACTGGTGGTGTTGCCGTTTCGCAAGGACAGCTCCTTGGATGAGATAGAGGTTCAAGATGTGAAACCGATGAAGAAAGCTCCCACACAGTTGATTGCGAAGACTCCGATTTTGGCGTCATACGTGATCGAGTTGAAGGAGTCGGAGGAGCGGATAGATAACGTTATTGACATACAGTTTCTGCATGGGTATTATGAACCGACGCTGTTGATTTTGTACGAACCGGTTAAAACTTTTCCTGG TCGAATAGCGGTTCGTTCAGACACCTGCACCATGGTGGCACTATCGCTCAACATTCAACAGCGAGTGCATCCGGTCATTTGGACGGTCAACAGTTTGCCTTTTGATTGTTTGCAAGCGGTGGCCATCAGTAAACCGATCGGGGGCTGCCTGATATTGAGCGTCAATGCGCTGATCTATCTTAATCAGAGCGTACCGCCCTACGGTGTCAGCCTGAATAGTATAGCAGATCATTGCACTAACTTTCCGTTGA AACCCCAGGATGGCGTTCGCATTAGTTTGGATGGAGCGCAGGTGTGTTTTATCGAGCCGGAAAAAATGGTACTCTCACTGAAGGGTGGTGAATTGTACGTACTAACCTTGTGTGCGGATTCGATGCGAAGCGTACGCAGTTTCCACTTTAGTAAAGCAGCGGCTAGTGTACTGACATGTTGT ATTTGCGTTGTGGAAGAGGAGTACCTGTTTCTGGGTTCCCGGCTGGGTAATTCTCTGCTGCTACGTTTTAAGGAGAAAGATGAAAGTATGGTTATCACTATTGAAGACAACGAAGTTGTCGAGCCAAAAGAGCCCAAGCGACAGCGGCTGGAAGAGGAAGAATTGGAAGTATACGGCACGGGACAGAAAACATCCGTTCAATTGACAAGCTACATTTTCGAAGTTTGCGATAGCATTTTGAATATTGGTCCTTGTGCCCATATGGCCGTAGGTGAGAGGGCCTCGGAAGAGGAACAAGACGAAAATAAGGACATTCAGTATGTGCCGAGCAAGTTGGATTTGGAGATTGTGACAAGCAGTGGACATGGCAAAAACGGGGCACTCTGCGTTTTACAGAATTCGATTAGGCCGCAGGTCATTACAAGCTTTGGACTATCGGGCTGTCTTGATGTGTGGACGGTTGTGAGCGATAAAGGGGATGATATGCACACTTTCATGATACTCTCGCAGGAAGCCGGAACCATGATTCTTCAGACTGGTGAGGAGATTAATGAGATCGAGAATACGGGATTTGCAACCAACGTACCGACTATCCACGTGGAGAATATCGGAGGGAATCGATTTATAGTGCAGGTGACAACTAAATCTATTCGTTTACTGCAGGGCACCCGCTTGTTGCAAAATATTCCAATCGATTTGGGTTGCCCACTGGCGGCAGTTTCTATAGCCGATCCCTACGTCTGTGTGCGGTCTTCGGAAGGCCGCGTTATAACGTTGGCGCTGCGAGAGGGCAAAGGAACTCCCCGTTTGGCTGTCAACAAGAACACAATTAGTACGACTCCTCCGGTGGTTTCTATTAGTGTCTACAAAGACGTTTCCGGGATGTTTACCACTAAGTATGAAGATTTCTATGATGTGACTAAAGGCGGTTCTTCGTCGTACTCCAGTGGATTTGGTTACATGAAGCCTGAGCCTCATATGAAAATCGAAGACGAAGAAGATCTGCTTTACGGCGAAACTGGTCGCTCTTTCAAAATGACATCAATGGCCGATATGGCGATTGAAACGAAGAAAAAGAATCCAGACTTCTGGCGAAAATTCATGCAACCGGTGAAACCAACTTACTGGCTGTTTGCAGTTCGTGATAATGGAAATTTGGAAATTTATTCCATGCCAGATTTGAAGCTTGTCTACTTGATAACGAACGTCGGTAATGGAAACAAGGTGTTGTCCGATTCGATGGAATTTGTTCCATTGGTTGGTCAGGGTGGAGCGGATCCTGATGTGACTGCTGGTAGTTTCACTAGTCCGTTCGGATTCAATGCCAATTTGTTACCGAAGGAAATCTTGATGGTTTCCTTGGGTCATTACGGCACTAGACCTATGCTTTTCATTCGCCTGGACAATGATCTGCTCGTTTATCGTGTGTACCGGTATTCAAAGGGTCATCTTAAGCTACGCTTTAAGCGTCTTGCTAGCGGTGTGACGGGTCCCATCTTTCGAGTGAGTCGTCAAACCGCCCCGACAGACCAAGAAGGTGAAAAGCAAGACGAAGAATCTACACAAATTCTATATGGAAACGTAGCCATGATTCGTTATTTCACAAACGTTTCCGGCTACAGTGGAGTAGCTGTGTGTGGTGAGAAACCGTATTTTGTGTTTCTAACATCTCGCGGAGAACTTCGTAGTCACCGTTTGTATGGTAAAACCATCGTTAAGGGGTTTGCTCCTTTTAACAACGTAAACTGTCCAAACGGCTTTCTGTACTTCGATGAACATTACGAGCTGAAAATCGCCGTTTTTCCGGGTTACCTTTCGTACGACTCTATTTGGCCGGTGAGGAAAATCCCACTGCGAAGCTCGCCGAAGCAAATTGTCTATCACAAGGAGAACCGGGTTTACTGTGTGGTAATGGACACCGAAGAGATCTGCAACAAGTATTACCGATTCAACGGCGAAGATAAGGAGCTGACCGAGGAGAACAAAGGCGAACGGTTTCTATACCCGATGGGGCACTCCTTTTCGGTGGTCCTTGTAACACCTGCGGCCTGGGAAATCATCCCAGAGACGGCGATCAATTTGGAGGAGTGGGAACACGTCACGGCACTGAAAAATGTCAGCTTGCCGTACGAGGGGGCTCGGTCCGGTTTGAAGGAGTACATTGCGGTAGGCACGAACTACAACTACAGCGAGGATATTACCTCCCGCGGTCGGTTGCTTCTATACGACATCATTGAGGTCGTTCCGGAACCGGGGAAACCGCTGACAAA GTACAAATTCAAGGAAGTGATAGTGAAAGAGCAGAAAGGTCCCGTGTCGGCGATCACTCATGTTTCCGGTTTCTTGGTAGGCGCCGTGGGTCAGAAAGTATATCTGTGGCAGTTGAAGGATGACGATCTTGTCGGAGTGGCCTTCATCGATACGAACATCTACGTGCACCAGATGATGTCGATCAAATCTTTAATTCTGGTGGCGGATGTTTATAAATCGGTGAACTTGCTGCGTTTCCAGGAGGAATACCGTACGCTGTCACTGGTCTCACGTGATTTTCAGCCGCTGAATGTATACCAAATCGAGTACATTGTCGACAACCACAATCTGGGCTTCCTAGTGTCCGATGAGCAGTGCAATCTCATCACCTACATGTATCAACCAGAATCACGGGAATCGATCGGCGGTCAACGTTTACTGCGGAAGTGTGATTACCATGTAGGTCAGAAGATTAATACCATGTTTCGCGTACAGTGCGATTACCACGAAAGTGATTCATCGAAACGCAACCTGAACTACGATTACAAGCACACCACATATTTTGCCACACTGGACGGAGGACTGGGGTTCGTTCTACCGCTGCCGGAGAAAACCTACCGTCGGCTATTCACGTTGCAAAACGTTCTCATGACACACAGCCCGCATTTATGCGGATTGAATCCGAAGTcgttcagaacaatcaaaaccgTTCGCAAAACGATCAACCCGGCCCGCTGCGTAGTGGACGGCGATCTTCTGTGGACTTTCCTGACGCTGCCAGCTAACGAAAAAGTAGAGGTTGCCAAGAAAATCGGTACGCGAATCGATGAAATTTGCGCCGATCTGATGGAGATAGAAGCCGTTACGCATACTTTCTAA
- the LOC129724257 gene encoding uncharacterized protein LOC129724257 has product MRTNSKVRESSSASSGRCESSDIFEQGSGSAFNEATTSGSVVDPLRAIKIDTMAEAQRLIGISLAKIAQSRVCRGGVSLHKNLLVATVLQKARYIFMEEAYHIVHGHYLQQNKCMELEMEKQRNAAAAAAAAAAAAASVNNVDDESCSESEDSDESESYASSENNDESDSDDKENSPPTSSSGDDESSSVLYFDMDVKKVEKSSVENSNKRRRETTEWETDEAVQSILPKRLKSEPSSNSTDEGASKNEPGTIPESLNHQLEAEDLSRQGDSTLQHTPSVESIDRITSLVSIFSFGNLSRSVSTPDFCAAQAKDSESSLTQLQHTQRGYLTMTV; this is encoded by the coding sequence atgcggACAAATAGCAAGGTACGCGAAAGCAGCAGTGCTAGCAGCGGCCGTTGTGAGTCATCGGATATTTTTGAACAAGGAAGCGGTTCAGCGTTCAACGAAGCAACAACTTCTGGTTCAGTAGTCGATCCGCTGAGGGCCATCAAGATTGATACCATGGCAGAAGCACAGCGTTTGATTGGCATTTCCCTGGCCAAGATAGCTCAATCGCGGGTCTGTCGAGGCGGAGTGTCCTTACATAAAAATTTGCTGGTGGCAACTGTCTTGCAAAAAGCACGCTACATATTCATGGAAGAAGCTTATCATATTGTGCATGGGCATTATCTCCAGCAGAATAAGTGCATGGAGCTGGAGATGGAAAAGCAGCGgaatgcagcagcagcagcagccgcgGCAGCCGCTGCAGCGGCTTCAGTGAATAATGTTGACGACGAAAGTTGCAGTGAAAGTGAAGATAGCGATGAGTCGGAATCTTATGCATCAAGTGAAAATAATGACGAAAGCGATAGCGACGACAAGGAAAATAGTCCGCCCACTTCCAGCAGTGGGGACGATGAGTCGTCATCGGTGTTGTACTTCGATATGGACGTGAAAAAGGTGGAAAAATCAAGTGTCGAAAACAGCAACAAACGTAGGCGCGAAACCACGGAGTGGGAAACTGACGAGGCTGTTCAATCAATCTTACCCAAACGCTTGAAATCGGAGCCCAGCAGTAATTCAACTGATGAGGGTGCTTCTAAGAACGAACCTGGAACTATTCCAGAATCACTCAACCACCAGCTAGAAGCGGAAGATTTGTCACGGCAAGGTGATTCTACCTTACAACATACACCATCTGTCGAGAGCATTGATCGGATAACTTCGCTGGTTTCGATATTTAGCTTTGGCAACCTAAGCCGCTCGGTGTCCACGCCTGATTTTTGTGCAGCACAAGCAAAAGATTCTGAAAGCTCGCTGACTCAACTCCAGCATACGCAGCGAGGTTATCTAACTATGACCGTATAA